The window GGCAGCCGTCGACGAATTGGCCGGCCTGGGCGTGACCGCGGTGGCGGGGGAGTACCACAGCGTTGTCGCCCGCGCCGCTGCCACCAGGGCGGACGCGCTCGGCCTGCCGTTCCTGTGCTCGTCAGCGGTCCTCGACGCGCTCACCGAACAGCCGACGCCATGGGTCGCGCGCCTCTCCCCGCCGCAGTCCCGAGGCTGGCAGCTCTACGCCGACTTCCTCCTCGGCGCGGGCCACAGCCGTATCGCCGTAGCAACCCAGCCGAGTGTCTACTGGGCAGCCGGGACCCGCATTTTGCGGGACTACCTCGCGCCACGCGGCGGCACCGTCATCGAACTCGACATGCCGGCGCTCAACCCCGCGGCCGTGTGCGACGAACTCGCCGACCAACGCGCGACTGCCCTCCTTCTTCTGGTCGGCCACCCGGAGCCGGCCGTGCCGATCGTGAGATCTGTCCGCCGCGACGAGCGCCTCGCCGGGCTCATGATCGGAGCTCCGGCCGGGCAGCCGGAGTTCGCGGAATGGGCCGCGTTGCTCGGCGACGACGGCGCAGGGGTCCCGTTCCTGCGCTACCTGCCCGAGCGCCTCAGCCCACTGGGTGCACGAGTCGAGACTGCCCTGCGCGAGCGGCTGGCCGAAGCGCCCTCCTTCGTTGCCTTCGAGGGCTACGACACGATCGCCGTCCTTGCCGATGTGCTGCGTTCTCACGGCGCGGACCGGGCGCGCCTCGCCGAATCCTGGCCGCGCGTTGCGGTCGAGGGCACCCGCGGGCAGGTCCGGTTCTCCCGTACGCCGGGCATCAGCGTGTGGCAATGGGTCGGGACGCCGATCCAAGTCGTTGATCGAGATCCGGGGGAACCGGGCCGCTTTCGGGTCCTTCACGCAGCGCACGAGACTTCCTGATCTGCTCCCGTCCTCAATTGAGGGGCGGCGCCAGGCCGTCGGTTTGGAGGGTCGTGGCTCGTTCGCGGGCCTCTGCGGCCTCCCGCTCGGCGCCGGCGCGCAGATAGGCGTCGGCGGAGTGCTGCCAGCAGGTGCGCGCTTCGGCCTGACGGCCCATGCTCTCGTAGGTTTCTGCCAGGTATTGCTGTGTTTCGCCTACGGCGTGCCAGTCCTCGAACTCATGGTGGGCCTCGAGAGCTTTCTCGTACGCGTGCACCGCCTCCACCGACCGTCCCGTGGACCACAGTGCGCGTCCCGCGTTCTGCCAGGCTTTGGCCTCGCGGTCCCGGTTGCCGGCCGCCCGGAACAGGTCACGGGCCTTGTTGTGCGCGCTGACGGCCTCCTCCGGGCGGCCCAGGTCCACGAGAGTGAGGCCCAGGTTGTTCCACACGTACGCCTCCCCATTGCCGTCGTTCATGGCTTGGAAGAGCGCGGAGGCTTGTCCGAGGACGTCGACGGACTCCTGCAGTCGGCCGGCCACGCGTAGCGCGGACCCGAGGTAGTTCCAGGCATAGGCCTCTCCATTGCGGTCGCCGACCGCCTTGGACAACTCACGTGCGCGGGTGAGGGCATTGATGGACTCATCGGCGCGGTCCGCCGACCGCAGGGCCAGGCCCAGGTCGTTCCAGGCACGGGCCTCTGCCTCGTGGTCGCCGAGATGCTCGGCGGCCGCCTGGGTGTAGCCGCTGATGACGACGAACTCGTCGAAGTATCGGCGGAAGTACAGATACCTGCCCAGCATGTAGCCCAGCTGGATCACCGCGGTGTTGTGGCGGGCGTCGACGGCCCATTGCATGGTGGCCAGCAGGTTGACCCGCTCGGTGTCGAGCCATGCGATGGCCTGGGCCCGGCTCTCGAACTTCTGTGACACGAGCGTGCCCGGCCACCAGCGCAGCCGTTCCACCGCGGCTGTGGTGCGCTCGAGATAGTGATCGAGTAGGCGCCCGCGGGCGACTGTGGCCTCCTGCATGAACGCGGCACTGCGCTCCGCGACCTCCACGGCGTACTCGCGGACCAGATCGTGCATGCGCCAGCGGTGTCGGCCGCTGCCCCTTTCGACCAGGTGCGCGCGTTCCAGTGCGGCCAGGTCGCCGAGCGGTGGGCGGTCGTCGCCCAGCAGCGCGGTCAGGGCGTCGATACCGGTCTCCGGTCCGGGAGCCAGAGCCAGCATGCGCAGCAGCCTGGCTTGTTGCTCGGGGAGGGCGCGGTAGGAGAGTTCGAAGGTGGCACGCATGCTGCGGTCTCCATCGTCCAGTTGGTCAAGACGGTTGCGAGATGCGCTCAGTGCGCGGCCGAATTCGCTGATGGGCATGTGCTGGTCTGCGATCAGCAGGGCCGCGGCGATTTGCAGGGCGAGCGGGAGGCAGCCACACAGCTGTGCCAGTACGGACGCCGACGTGACGTTGTCCGCCACACGTGCGTCGTCGGGATTGGCCGTACGGAGCGCGCGCCGGAGCAGGTCGCACGCGCTGTCCGTGGATAACTCGTCCAGGGTGAGCAGGCGTGCTCCGAGAGTGGGGAACTTGTGTCGTGAGGTGGTCAGGAAGCGGTGAACGGAGTCGCCGGGCAGGAGGGGACGGACCTGCGTGACGGACGACGCGTTGTCCGCCAAGATCAGCGCCGCCCCCTTCTCGCGGGCAAGTCGGGCCAGCGCGGTGCGGTAGAAGGCGGCCCGGTCCTCGGCTCGTACGGGGATGTGCTTCGGTTGGGTGCCGAGTGCTCGGAGCAGTGACTGCAGCGCCAGGTCGGCGGTGACCGGCGTCTCGTCGTACCCGTGCAGGTCGATGAAGAGCGTGCCACCGGGAAACCAGCCCCGGTTGCGCGCTTCGTGTGCGGCTTCCACGGCCAGTGCTGTCTTACCGATGCCACCGAGGCCCGAGACGGCAGCGACCAGCACGGCCTGCGGCCCCGGCTTGGTGGGGTTGAGCGCGTCGAGCAGGGCGCTCAGTTCGTCGTCGCGGCCGGCGAATCCGGTTGCCCTCGCCGGCAGCGAATCGAGCGCCGTGGGCGCGACCTGGTACGGGTGGTACTCGACCTTGCCGATTACCGGTCCGGTGAACTCCCCACCTGCGAAGTCCAGATGGTCGTCATACCTGGCACTCATCGCGCGCTCCCCCCCCGCAACGGTGTGCCCCAAAGGTACGTCACCGACACGAAGATGGGTGACAGGCTTGTCGTGCTCCTCGTAACGTGGAGGACGGCGAGTCCTGGAGGGGGGATTAGTCAGGGTGAGCGTGATCGCGGATCTTGAACGCGAGCTGTCCAGACGCATCGCGGATTACATCAGCGGCAGCCAAGAGTCCCTCGCCGAAGCCTTGTCCGTAGTGGCTCGCCCCTCGGCCTTTCCCCGTCTGATCTACGCCATCACCAGGGACGAGGACAGGTTCTCCGGCGTCGTCCACCGTTCGGTCGTGCACCCGAACGGGTTCGTCAAGATCGTGCTGCTTTCCACCGTCGACTATCGGCTCCGACTCCACGTCTGGCGCGAAAACGGTACGGCGCCAATGGAGTTCCAGGAGAGCATCCACAATCATCGCTGGGACTTTGCTTCCACGATCCTCGCAGGAGCTTATCGGCATCAGGAGTACCAACTGTCTGAAACCGGAGAGCCGTTCCTCGAATACCGCTACCAGCCGGCCGAGGACCGCCGTTCCTACACGCTCGTCCCCGTGGGAAACCGGACTCTTCGCTGCGTTTTCGACGCCCGCCTTGCCCAAGGCACCGGCTACTCGATGACCAGCGTTGTGCTCCACAGGGTGGTACCTGACCTTGCGCACCCTACGGTGAGCCTCGTGCTGGAAGGGCCGCATCAGCCCACCAGGGTCAAGGTGTTCGCCAAGTACGATCTCGGACTCAAGACGTCGACCTCGTTTGCCACGCTCGCTGCGTCCTCTTTGAAAGACCATCTCGATGCAGTCGTGGCTCTGCCAGTCTTCAGCGGGGGTCCTGCGTGAGTTCGGCAAGGGGGCAGGTGAAGGCGGCTGGGGGATGAGGTCCCGCTGCCGAAGTTGACAGGTGCGCACCTGGGGCCCGTACATCAGGGATCATGCAGCATGCGCCCAGATGACTGGCACCTCACCGAAGACATCGACGACTTCCTCGCCCGAGCCGGTGACTTCCTGCGCTCGCGCCCTGCCCTGCACAACACGCCGCTGACGGACATCGAGAGACTGCGAACACGCGGGGCGGGCGCACCCGGTACCGAAGGCACCTTCTTCGGCCGGCTGGAGTCAGAAGGCGAAGTCCGCGCCATCTGTTACCGCACTCCGCGCGGCTACCTAGGCCTCACCCCCCTCTCCGCAGAGCAGGCCGGCACCCTCACAACTCACCTGGCTGCGCTCGGTTACTCCCCCTCCGGCGTCATCGCGGACCACGACACCGCCACCGCGTTCGCCGAGGCATGGCAGCGAGGCACGGGCGCAGCGCCGGTGCCCTTCTGGCGCACTCATCTCTACCGTCTCGGCACGCTCACCCCACCGCTGCCGCGCCCCGAGGGACGGGGCCGCGTGGCGGGCGAGCAGGACCATGAGCAAGTCGTGCGCTGGTGCCGTGAGTTCTGCGTCGCTGTCGGAGAGAGCGTCACCATAGACCTCATCGACGCCGATGCCTGGGCCGATACACGTTTCGCGGACAAGCACTTCACGTTCTGGGAGACCCCGGACGGCGTTCCCGTCTCCATGGCGGGCTCGACTTCCATGGTCGGCGGCATGGTCCGGGTGGACCCCGTCTCCACCCCGGCCCCCTTCCGGGGCCGCGGCTACGCGGGCGCCGTGACGGTCGAGGTGAGCAGAGCCGCCCTGACCGCGGGCGCGACGGACGTCGTCCTGTTCGCGGACCCGGCCAACCCCACCAGCAACGCCCTCTACCAGCGCATCGGGTACGTCCGCGTGGCCGACTTCACCGGGTACAAGTTCTCCTAGGGCGCACCAGAAGTCTGCGGTACGGATGCAGAGCGGGCACGCAGAACGTCGATACGGCGTGCCGTCTGCGCGTACGGCCCGACCAGGACCGCCTCGTCGATTCGGTCGTCACTTCCCTGACCGAGGCGTATGCGTACGGGGAGGTTGCCTGGCCCCGTGTGACTGAGCGCGCTACTTGGCCACTGCGCGCTTCACTTGGCCAGCTGAGCACGATAGTGGCCCCGAACACCTCGCTCATGGTGTCCTGTCGCACTGAGGCTGTCGGATTCTCACTCGTTCTCGTTCGTGCTGTCGGATTCTCATTGCGTCGTGCGCTGAGCGACGGTGTTTGCCCCGTACGTGGGGTTTGATCTCATTTTCTTGGTCCGGTTCTCGCTGTACCTGTCACGGTCGTTTTCGGCAGGTACGCGGAGCCGGGGGCGGCGATGAATTTGGGTCTGGTCGATGTCGAGTGGGCTGACGGTGAGGGTGGCGGGCTGCGGAAGTCCGTGCTGGAGGCGGTGTCCCGGGTTCGGTTCGAGTCGGTGCTCCCGGTACGGCGGTTCACGTCGTACCGCGGGCAGCGGCACTTCACGGGCTGGTACTGGGCGGCGACGACGCAGTCGCTGGTGGGGTTCGAGTCCTGGCTGGAGCGGGACCGGGCCATGCTCCTCGATCATGACCGGAGGGTGGTGGGGCTGGCCTCGCAGCCGTTCCGGGTGACCTGGCAGGGGGAGAAGCGTCGGCTCTCCCATACGCCGGACTACTTCGCACGGTTGGAGGACGGCTCGGGCCTGGTCGTCGATGTCCGGCCAGCGGACCGGGTCGGCCCGGAGGACGCGGTGAAGTTCTCGGCGACCGAGGCGATGTGCCAGGAGATGGGCTGCTGGTCCTTCGCGCTGGTGCACGAGCCCGATCCGGTGGAGATGGCCAACGTCCGCTGGCTGTCTGGCTATCGGCATCCACGCAACCGGGTCGGCGACGTCGCGAAACGGCTCATGGACGCCTTCGGTGACCCGCGGTTACTCATGGACGGTGCCGAGGCAGTGGGGGACCCGCTGTCCGTCCTGCCGACGCTCTTCCACCTGCTGTGGTGCGGTGACCTGCGTCTTGACCTGGCGGTGCCGCTGGGAGACGGCTCCATGATCGGCTGCGCGGCGGTGAGTCATGGCTGAACTGGCGCCACGCGGGGTTCTGCGGGTCGGGGACCGGATCCGGTTCGAGGGCCGGAACCAGCAGGTCATCGGGCTGGAGGGAACGGCCCTGCGGCTGCTCAGCGACGAGGGTGACACCAGTGTCATGGCTGCGGCTACGTGATGGCGGCCGCCGATTTCGAGGTGCTGGACCGGGGGCTGGAGGCGGTCCAGGAACGAGTCCTGCCGCCGTTCGCGCTGGTGGACGCGTTGCCGCGGTCGGCTGTCGAGCAGGCCCGGTTCTGGGAACAGCACGTGGTGGAAGTACTCACCGGGCTGCCTCCGAACGCTCCGGAGGGCACGTCTCCTCGGCCCGAGTACGACCCGGCCTGGCGGACGCTGATGGAGCGAGAAGCTGCGAAGGTCGCCGAGCTGGCGGCCGGCGGGCAGCAGATCAGCAAGCGGACCTTCCGGCGGATGCGGCAGCGCTACGAGGCCGAGGGGTTGTGGGGACTGGTGGACGGCCGGTCCCGGAAACCGCCGGCCCCGGTCCCCGGCACCGGAAGGACGGACGAGCGCGTCGTCGAGGCGGTCACCGAGGCACTGGCCGGGCAGACGGACCTTTCCACGGGCGACCGCAAGCGGCTCATGCTGCAGGCCGAGCAGATCCTCGCCGCGAAGCACGGCGAGGAAGCGGTGAAGCTCCTGCCGACGAGGGCGACCTTCTACCGGCTGGTGAACAGCCTCGCCAAGAACAACGAGTCCTTCGGGTCGGACACGGTCCGCCGTCAGCGGGCGCTTCGGCCCGTGGGGCCGTTCACCCCGTCCATGGCCGCCCGCCCCGGGGAGATCGTGCAGATCGACTCCACGCGGCTGGACGTGATGGCGGTGCTGGACGACGGAGTCGTGGCCCGCCCGGAACTGACGATCGCGGTCGATGTCACGACGCGCACGATCTGCGCGGCCCTGCTCAGGCCCGCGGGCACGAAAGGCGTGGACGCCGCGGTGCTGCTGGCGAGGATGCTGGTTCCCGAGCCGATGCGGCCGGGCTGGAGCCAGACCCTGGCGATGTCGGACTCGATCCTGCCGCACCAGCGGCTCATGGCGGTGGACGCGCGGTTGGAGAAGGCCGCGGCCAAGCCGGTCATCGTCCCGGACACCATCGTGATCGACCACGGCAAGGTGTTCGTCTCCGATACGTTCTCCTCCGCCTGCTCGCTGCTGGGGATCTCCTTGCAGCTCGCCCGGCCCAGGACCCCGACGGACAAGGCGATCGTGGAGAGGACTTTCGCGTCGATCAACTCGCTGTTCTGCCAGTACGTCGCGGGCTACACCGGCTCCGATGTCACCCGTCGCGGACGCGATCCGGCCTCCGAGGCGGTCTGGACCCTCGCTCAGCTCCAGGACCTGTTGGACGAGTGGATCATCTGCTGGCAGCAGCGTCCCCACGAGGGGCTGCGCAACCCCTATATGGCGGGGCGGACGCTGTCGCCGAACGAGTCGTACGCCATCGCCGTCGCCCGCGCCGGATACTTGCCGGTCGCTCTGTCGGCGGAGGATTACATCGAACTGCTGCCCGCGGTCTGGAGGGCCGTCAACGACTACGGCATCAAGGTCAACTACCGCACCTACGACAGCCCC of the Streptomyces sp. NBC_00287 genome contains:
- a CDS encoding Mu transposase C-terminal domain-containing protein, which gives rise to MAAADFEVLDRGLEAVQERVLPPFALVDALPRSAVEQARFWEQHVVEVLTGLPPNAPEGTSPRPEYDPAWRTLMEREAAKVAELAAGGQQISKRTFRRMRQRYEAEGLWGLVDGRSRKPPAPVPGTGRTDERVVEAVTEALAGQTDLSTGDRKRLMLQAEQILAAKHGEEAVKLLPTRATFYRLVNSLAKNNESFGSDTVRRQRALRPVGPFTPSMAARPGEIVQIDSTRLDVMAVLDDGVVARPELTIAVDVTTRTICAALLRPAGTKGVDAAVLLARMLVPEPMRPGWSQTLAMSDSILPHQRLMAVDARLEKAAAKPVIVPDTIVIDHGKVFVSDTFSSACSLLGISLQLARPRTPTDKAIVERTFASINSLFCQYVAGYTGSDVTRRGRDPASEAVWTLAQLQDLLDEWIICWQQRPHEGLRNPYMAGRTLSPNESYAIAVARAGYLPVALSAEDYIELLPAVWRAVNDYGIKVNYRTYDSPELNRLRRQPSGVTGKQDLWEVHYDPYDVSRVWVRRSDSRRWIEVPWTHLPMVRAPFADFTWRHARQLLADQGRDDTSETAIAQVLAKLLRRSGKPPTGSEQVMARTRAALEAPARPALPPARSADADDSENEGPEEGPVTPFGVFNPLEEEVNPLW
- a CDS encoding tetratricopeptide repeat protein, with product MSARYDDHLDFAGGEFTGPVIGKVEYHPYQVAPTALDSLPARATGFAGRDDELSALLDALNPTKPGPQAVLVAAVSGLGGIGKTALAVEAAHEARNRGWFPGGTLFIDLHGYDETPVTADLALQSLLRALGTQPKHIPVRAEDRAAFYRTALARLAREKGAALILADNASSVTQVRPLLPGDSVHRFLTTSRHKFPTLGARLLTLDELSTDSACDLLRRALRTANPDDARVADNVTSASVLAQLCGCLPLALQIAAALLIADQHMPISEFGRALSASRNRLDQLDDGDRSMRATFELSYRALPEQQARLLRMLALAPGPETGIDALTALLGDDRPPLGDLAALERAHLVERGSGRHRWRMHDLVREYAVEVAERSAAFMQEATVARGRLLDHYLERTTAAVERLRWWPGTLVSQKFESRAQAIAWLDTERVNLLATMQWAVDARHNTAVIQLGYMLGRYLYFRRYFDEFVVISGYTQAAAEHLGDHEAEARAWNDLGLALRSADRADESINALTRARELSKAVGDRNGEAYAWNYLGSALRVAGRLQESVDVLGQASALFQAMNDGNGEAYVWNNLGLTLVDLGRPEEAVSAHNKARDLFRAAGNRDREAKAWQNAGRALWSTGRSVEAVHAYEKALEAHHEFEDWHAVGETQQYLAETYESMGRQAEARTCWQHSADAYLRAGAEREAAEARERATTLQTDGLAPPLN
- a CDS encoding GNAT family N-acetyltransferase; translation: MRPDDWHLTEDIDDFLARAGDFLRSRPALHNTPLTDIERLRTRGAGAPGTEGTFFGRLESEGEVRAICYRTPRGYLGLTPLSAEQAGTLTTHLAALGYSPSGVIADHDTATAFAEAWQRGTGAAPVPFWRTHLYRLGTLTPPLPRPEGRGRVAGEQDHEQVVRWCREFCVAVGESVTIDLIDADAWADTRFADKHFTFWETPDGVPVSMAGSTSMVGGMVRVDPVSTPAPFRGRGYAGAVTVEVSRAALTAGATDVVLFADPANPTSNALYQRIGYVRVADFTGYKFS
- a CDS encoding TnsA-like heteromeric transposase endonuclease subunit translates to MNLGLVDVEWADGEGGGLRKSVLEAVSRVRFESVLPVRRFTSYRGQRHFTGWYWAATTQSLVGFESWLERDRAMLLDHDRRVVGLASQPFRVTWQGEKRRLSHTPDYFARLEDGSGLVVDVRPADRVGPEDAVKFSATEAMCQEMGCWSFALVHEPDPVEMANVRWLSGYRHPRNRVGDVAKRLMDAFGDPRLLMDGAEAVGDPLSVLPTLFHLLWCGDLRLDLAVPLGDGSMIGCAAVSHG
- a CDS encoding ABC transporter substrate-binding protein; the encoded protein is MSTPPSPPGAAQADGTSIRIGALVPLTRPGWVEAGRHLLAGLELAVHEVNDAGGILGRPLELVVRDTAADPQRAAAAVDELAGLGVTAVAGEYHSVVARAAATRADALGLPFLCSSAVLDALTEQPTPWVARLSPPQSRGWQLYADFLLGAGHSRIAVATQPSVYWAAGTRILRDYLAPRGGTVIELDMPALNPAAVCDELADQRATALLLLVGHPEPAVPIVRSVRRDERLAGLMIGAPAGQPEFAEWAALLGDDGAGVPFLRYLPERLSPLGARVETALRERLAEAPSFVAFEGYDTIAVLADVLRSHGADRARLAESWPRVAVEGTRGQVRFSRTPGISVWQWVGTPIQVVDRDPGEPGRFRVLHAAHETS